GATAAATTTTTGGAAAGAATCAAGCTGGATCGACAGCAAGTATGGAGCATCCAACACTTGCGGACGCTTACCAAAATCCTTACGGATACGCTTTTTCTCGGTATAAGAGTAAACCATAGGTTCCTCAGATCGCTGATAAGTGATCCAAACTACCCCAATACACACGGGGGGTAGTGACTAAACGTTGTTTATGTGTAGGAACAACCCAATGAAATCAGGGTCGTTTTTTTGCTAGACAGTGGATACAAAACAAGGTGAAAATTACCACTGCCCTACAGCGCAAAAAGGCCGGTGGCAATTTGCCACCAGCCAATAGCCATAAAAGGCTATGAAATCAAATAATTATTACTTGATTTCAACAGAAGCACCAGCTTCTTCTAATTGAGCTTTAAGAGCTTCAGCTTCAGCTTTCTCAACGCCTTCTTTTAGAGGTGCTGGAGCGCCGTCAACTACTGCTTTAGCTTCTTTAAGACCAAGACCAGTTGCGCCACGTACTGCTTTGATTACAGCAACTTTGTTAGCGCCACAAGCTGTTAGGATTACGTCGAATTCAGTTTGCTCTTCAGCTGCGTCTGCAGCTGCGCCGCCTGCTACAACTGCAGCTGCAGCAGTAACACCGAATTTTTCTTCCATAGCTTCAATTAGCTCAACAACTTGCATTACAGACATTTCTGCAACTGCGTCTAGGATTTGCTCGTTAGTGATAGACATAACAATTCTCTTTTAAAGTCAACAATAAGTTTAAATAGTAACCAGATAAAACTCTGCTATTAAGCAGCAGCTTCTTCTTTCTGATCACGTACTGCAGCGATAGTACGTACAAGTTTACCAGCAGACGCTTCTTTCATGCACATCATTAGGCGTGCGATAGCTTCGTCGTAAGTTGGTAGAGTTGCTAGTACTTCAACGTTTGCAACAGCGCCTTCAAATGCAGCTGCTTTGATCTCGAATGCTTTGTTCTCTTTAGCGAAGTCTTTGAAAAGACGCGCTGCAGCACCTGGGTGCTCATTAGAGAAACCGATTAGAGAAGGACCAACAAAAACGTCTTTTAGACATTCGAAGTCAGTACCTTCTACTGCACGGCGTGCTAGTGTGTTACGAACAACTTTAACGTATACGCCAGCTTCACGAGCTTGCTTACGTAAAGTAGTCATCGCACCCACAGTAACACCGCGAGAGTCAGCAACAACAGCAGAAAGTGCACCGTTGGCAGCTTCGTTGACTTCAGCAACAATTGCTTTTTTGTCTTGAAGATTTAATGCCATTGGATTTGCTCCTGGATTGTTTGACACCACTCACTGCTCAAATAGCAGGAGAGTCTTACGGCGCAGATCCAAGAAAGACATACATCAATCATGCTCTGGCACCGTCTACGTAGGTAAATATTAAGTTCCGAAAAACACCTACGGTCTTTGACGGAGGCTAACTGCAAGCAATTAGCCCCAGCCACGAATTCGGAAGCGACAAATTATACACGAACTTGTCGCTTCTGCAAATTATTACGCTACGTTTGCTTTCAGAGAGTTCTGATCTAACGCTACGCCTGCACCCATAGTAGTAGAGATGCTTACTTTCTTAATGAAAGTACCTTTCGCTGAAGATGGCTTAGCCTTCTTCAGTGCAACTAGAAGAGCTTCTAAGTTCTCTTGTAGTTGAGCGGCATCGAAGTTCACTTTACCGATAGTAGTGTGAATGATACCGTTTTTGTCGTTACGGTAACGAACCTGACCTGCTTTAGCATTTTTAACTGCTTCAGCAACGTTAGGAGTTACAGTACCAACTTTAGGGTTTGGCATAAGACCACGAGGACCTAAGATAGTACCAAGTTGACCTACAACGCGCATTGCATCAGGAGATGCGATAACTACGTCGAAGTTCATCTCGCCTTTCTTAACTAGGTCAGCTAGATCTTCCATACCTACAAGCTCAGCGCCAGCTTCTTTAGCAGCTTCAGCGTTTGCGCCTTGAGTAAATACAGCAACACGGATGTCACGACCAGTACCGTTTGGTAGTACAGTTGCACCACGTACGTTTTGGTCAGATTTACGTGCATCAATGCCTAGGTTAACTGCAACGTCAACACTTTCATTGAATTTAGCAGTAGCTAGTTCTTTTAGAAGAGCAACAGCTTCGTTGATTTCGTACTCACGAGTAGAGTCAACTTTGTCACGGATAACGCGCATGCGCTTAGTCAGTTTAGCCATCTTATTAACCCTCTACCACTAGGCCCATTGAGCGAGCAGTACCAGCAATTGAACGCTTCATAGCTTCAATATCAGCACCAGTCATGTCTGCAGCTTTAGTCTCAGCGATCTCTTGGATCTGAGCGTCAGTTACAGTACCTACTTTCTCAGTGTTCGGACGACCAGAACCAGACTTAAGGCCAGCTGCTTTAAGCAGAAGAACTGCTGCAGGTGGAGTCTTAGTTACGAACGTGAATGAACGGTCACTGTAAACAGTGATAACAACTGGAGTTGGAAGACCTTTCTCTACTGAGTCAGTCTTAGCGTTAAACGCTTTACAGAATTCCATGATGTTAACACCATGTTGACCAAGAGCTGGACCAACTGGTGGACTAGGGTTCGCCATACCAGCTGCAACTTGCAGCTTGATGTAAGCTTCTACTTTTTTAGCCATTGCTATATACCTAAATTTGGGTTCAAACGTCTATTTTTAAACAAACAGACTCCCCGTCTAACGAAAGGGCGCGAAATTATAGCCTAATCTCACGCCCCTGACAATACAACTTGAACAGAATTTGATCAGTTCTTTTCGATTTGACCGAACTCTAGTTCTACTGGTGTTGCACGACCGAAAATCGATACAGAAACCTTCACGCGGCTCTTATCGTAATCTACTGATTCAATTGTACCATTGAAGTCAGCAAATGGGCCATCAGTCACACGAACAACTTCACCAGGTTCAAATACTGTTTTATGAACAGGAGACTCACTAGCTTGCTGTAGACGGTTTAGGATCGCATCCGCTTCTTTATCAGAAATCGGAGCTGGGCGATCAGATGTTCCGCCAATGAAGCCCATAACACGTGGAATACTGCGTACTAAGTGCCATGTTTCGTCGTTCATCACCATTTGTACCAGTACGTAACCTGGGAAGAACTTACGCTCACTCTTACGGCGCTGACCTGCACGAACTTCAACTACTTCTTCTGTAGGAACAAGAACTTCATCAAAGTGCTCTTCCATACCATGCATTTTGATATGTTCGCGTAGTGACTGTGCAACTCGGCCTTCAAAACCTGAAAAAGCCTGTACTACATACCATCGTTTTTTTGGAGCTTCGCTCATGAATTCTTACCTCACACGCCGGTAACTAGGCGTACTAAACGGACCATAATGCCGTCGATACCCCAAAGGGCTAACGCCATCACTACAGTGACTGCTAGAACGATAAAGGTTGTCTGCGTAGCTTCCTGACGAGTAGGCCATACCACCTTGCGGACTTCCATGCGCGACTCACTTGCAAAACGAATCGCGGCTTTACCTTTTGCTGTAAATGCGGCAGTGATCCCAGCAACTGCTACTAGAGCAATTACTGCAGATGTACGCAGCACAACAGAAACATCACTGTACAGGTAATTACCAACCACAGCAGCAGCTAGCAAAGCAAAAACTACGACCCATTTCAGGCCATCCATTTTGCTTTCGCTTTCTTGGTTTTCGGCATTCGCATTCATACAACCAACCTGTAACTAGTCTTTATTTAGACGAAAATAACCCCGCTATAGCGAGGCCATGGATGAAGAAAAAGGGGTAAGCCTTTAATAACATTAATAAAAAACTTCATCTTACGAAATTTTATCTCTACCACTTGAACAAAAAATATGCATTTTTATATTAAAGTGTAGAAAAAGGGCATCAAATGATGCCCTTTTTTGTGCGCTGTCGTCAAATTAAATTCAACGAAATCATCGTAACTTAAGCAACGATAGTTGCAACAACACCAGCACCAACTGTACGGCCACCTTCACGGATAGCAAAACGTAGACCTTCGTCCATCGCGATTGGAGCGATTAGAGTAACAGTCATAGCGATGTTATCACCAGGCATTACCATTTCTACGCCTTCTGGTAACTCGATAGTACCAGTTACGTCAGTTGTACGGAAGTAGAACTGTGGACGGTAACCTTTGAAGAAAGGAGTGTGACGACCACCTTCATCTTTAGAAAGAACATAGATTTCTGAAGTGAAAGTTGTGTGTGGAGTGATTGAACCTGGCTTAGCAAGTACTTGACCACGTTGAACTTCGTCACGCTTAGTACCACGTAGAAGAACACCAACGTTCTCACCAGCACGGCCTTCGTCAAGAAGCTTACGGAACATCTCAACACCAGTACAAGTAGTTGTAATAGTGTCTACGATACCAACGATAGCAACTTCGTCACCAACTTTGATGATACCTTGCTCAACACGACCAGTTACAACAGTACCACGGCCTTGGATTGAGAATACATCTTCGATTGGAAGAATGAATGGTAGATCGATAGCACGCTCTGGCTCAGGAATGTATGAATCTAGCGCTTCTGCTAGTTCAACAATCTTGTCTTCCCACTCTTTCTCGCCGTTTAGAGCGCCTAGAGCAGAACCCATGATTACTGGGCAATCATCACCTGGGAAGTCGTACTCAGAAAGAAGTTCACGAACTTCCATCTCAACTAGCTCAAGTAGTTCTTCATCATCAACCATGTCACACTTGTTCATGAATACGATGATGTAAGGAATACCAACCTGGCGACCAAGTAGGATGTGCTCACGTGTTTGTGGCATTGGGCCGTCAGTTGCAGCAACAACTAGGATACCGCCGTCCATTTGAGCAGCACCAGTGATCATGTTTTTAACATAATCGGCGTGTCCAGGACAGTCAACGTGTGCGTAGTGACGAGTTGGAGTATCGTACTCAACGTGAGAAGTTGAGATTGTGATACCACGCTCGCGCTCTTCAGGAGCGTTATCGATAGATGCGAAGTCTTTAGCAACACCACCGTACACTTTTGCAAGTGTAGTACAGATAGCAGCAGTTAGAGTTGTTTTACCGTGGTCAACGTGGCCGATAGTACCAACGTTTACGTGCGGTTTTACGCGTTCAAATTTTTCTTTAGACATGGATAGTCCCTCTGGGCACGGTATTAGGTGGCATTACGACCACACAACCAAACATGGGTTTGTTGAGTATATAACAAATGGATGAATTAGGGCTTGAGAGTGGTGCTGATAGGCAGATTTGAACTGCCGACCTCACCCTTACCAAGGGTGCGCTCTACCGACTGAGCTATATCAGCACACAAGAAATGTGGAGCGGGCAGCGGGAATCGAACCCGCATCATCAGCTTGGAAGGCTGAGGTAATAGCCATTATACGATGCCCGCAGAACTTGTATCTCGTAGAGCTATTCAACCATTTGAAAATGGTGGTGGGGGAAGGATTCGAACCTTCGAAGGCAGTGCCGGCAGATTTACAATCTGCTCCCTTTGGCCACTCGGGAACCCCACCGAAATTTTTTAAAACTGGTGCCGACTACCGGAGTCGAACTGGTGACCTACTGATTACAAGTCAGTTGCTCTACCTACTGAGCTAAGTCGGCGTTAGTGGTGCGCATTCTAGATAATGATTATTTTTGTTGCAATACCCTAACGTGTTTTTTTTATTGTTTTTTATTTAATTGTCGTAATTTTGGGCATTAACCGCGCTTTGCATACAATCCTAACCCTTCAAGTACCAACTCCGAGCGATGATAAAAAGGCTTACACCACGATTTTGGCAAATGACGAACACCGCCACCGCATAGAATAACCGCGGGAGCTTCATTTAATTCTGCAGATGCTTGTTTTAAACCAAATTCAATTAATCCAACCAAAGCAGCACGACAGCCATTCTTTAAACCATCAGCGGTATTATTTGCCAGTGTTAATGATTCACTATGCTCACTATCAGAAAACACCTTGGTCGTGTTCTCTAGCACTGATTTCATCATTAACTGATAACCAGGCATGATCCAACCACCAAGATGTTTTCCATCACTGTCCATAACATCAAACGTTAATGCCGTGCCTATATCAACAATCACCGTAGGTTGCTCAAAGCTTTGGCGAATAGCAACTAGAGTTAGCCAACGGTCAACGCCAAGATATTGATATTCAGAATATGCATTAACAACACCGAAGTCTTCACGTGCAGTTTTTACTTGAGTAACCGGAATATTGGCCATTTGGGCAATACGCTGAATCGTATTATCAACCTCAACTGGTCCGACACTCGCAAAAACAATACGCTCAACATTACCTTCCAGTAACGGTTGTAAAACAAGCTCTAATTTTTTACTTGGGTATTTACCAATTTGTTCAATGTGTTCATTTTGGGTCAGTAAGGCAACTTTGACGTAAGTATTGCCTGCTTCAATTAATAATTGCATCAGCAACCTCTAAGGCTGATTTCACCGCCGATATACGGTGTAATACCAGTGTCGGTTTCCAGTAGTAAAGCCCCTTGAGCATCAATCCCGCGAGCAGTACCTTCGATGGTTCGCTCACCGATTAATAATTTCACAGGGCGGTTTAAAAAGTTATCTATTTTATTCCAGCGTTCAACAAAGCCAACTAAACCTTGGTGTTCATAATCACAGAGTGTTTGATTAAGGTGTGAGATCAATGTAGCCGCTAAGATATTTCGAGACGGTAAGCTATCACAAGCTTGCGACAGTGTTGTCCACGCTTGCGTGATCTCACTTTGCTCTGTTAGTGGCATATTAATATTTAGCCCCATTCCAATCACTAAGTGTGCGGCATCCCCTGCTTGACCTGTCATTTCAACAAGAATACCAGCTAGCTTTTTATCCTGATAATAAATATCGTTAGGCCATTTAACTCGAACATCATCTGCACCAAGTTTTTGGAGAGTTTCAGCAATCGCGACACCGACAACTAAACTCAGCCCCATTGCCGCAGCCATACCAGCTTCTAAACGCCAGTAAATGGAAAGGTACAGGTTGCTACCAAAAGGTGAAACCCATTGTCGACCTCGTCGTCCACGGCCAGCTTCTTGATATTCAGCCAAACATACGCTACCGCTTGGCAGCTGCCCTACTCTATCTAGAAGATATTGATTGGTTGAGTCGATGACAGGAATTAAATCAAGATGGGGACACTTAACTTTCGCTAAAATCTGCTGCTTATCAAGTAAATCAATCGCCGATGCAAGACAATAACCTTTGCCTTGCACCCTAAAAATATCAAGCCCCCACTGTTGAATGACTTGAATTTGTTTCGCGATTGCAGCACGAGTCATACCCAGCGTTTGTCCCAATACTTCACCTGAATGAAATTCACCATCTGAGAGTAACTGAATCAAAGCTAGTCGTACGGTATGATCTTTCATCGCAGCATCTCGTTGAGATTAGTTTCAGCATTATGTGCCATAAAACGCACCTCATGCTCAAGAGAGACACCAAATTTAGTCATTACCGTATCGACAACATACTGTGCTAGCTGAAGTACATCATGTGCAGTTGCATTACCAACATTCGTTAATACGAGTGCTTGTTGCTGGTGAATTTTAGCACCACCAATTTGGTAACCTTTCAAACCACATTGATCAATCAACCAACCCGCAGCTAACTTACAATGAGTTTCGTCCACTGGGTAATTTGGCATGTTAGGGTACTCAGACAAAAGAAAGTCACGTACGTCTAACGAAATAATTGGGTTTTTGAAAAAACTACCTGCATTCCCCATAACCTGCGGATCAGGCAGTTTTTCACGGCGAATGGCGCACACTTCATCAAAAATCTCTTTGGCTGTAACGGTATCGAGCGAGAATTTTGCTAATGGGCCATAGGCTATTTTCGGAGACCAAGCTTTAGTTAAGCGAAAACCTACTGCTGTAATAATGTGGTGATCTTTTAACTCTCGCTTAAAAATTGAATCTCGATATGAGAAATGGCATTCATCAGCCATCAAACGCTTCACTTCCCCTGTTTGTACATTTAATACATCAACATACTGGCAGACATCTTTTAATTCTACGCCATAAGCGCCAATATTTTGTATCGGGGACGACCCCACACAACCAGGGATGAGTGCTAGGTTCTCAAGGCCATTAAACCCATTTTCAACGGCCCAAGACACAAATGCATGCCAGTCTTCACCGCCCCCTACATGTAAATCAACATACTCGGCACTATCGACCACATTAATACCTTTAATGCGGTTTAAAATGATAGCGCCTTGGTAATCTTCACAAAAAAGTAAGTTGCTTCCTTGACCAACAACTAACTTAGGGACTTCCTGATATGTTTCGTCCTGCCAAATAGCAAGGAGATCTTCAACACTTGATGCTTCAAGTATGTATTTCGCCGATACATCAATCCCAAAGGTGTGATAAGGCGCTAACCCATTTTCATGTAAAACTTTCATGTTAATTCACAACCAAATCTTTATACTTTTCTATACGAATTGAAACTATTTTACCTGATCCCATTCAACAACGCAGTGTTTTCCCATGTCTCAAATTATTTATCGTCAACTTGATCCTATTCGCTTGCCTTTAGTTAATAAAATATACAAGTCATTCTACCCATCAGGAAAAGCAAAGAGAGATGAAACAATCTGGGTTGCAGAATCAAACAACAGTATTATTGCATCCGTACGATTTAAAACTATTGATGATATACAACTACTGACAGGAATGCTTGTCATCCCAGAGTATCGTTTACAAGGTATTGCTTATAAGCTCATTGAAGCATGCCGTAATCAAATGAACCAACAAGCATGCTATTGCTTTGCATTTCAAGAGTTAGAAGTTTTCTATCAAAACTCAGGGTTTCAAACTATTAATAGCGAAAACCTTCCCAATAATATCAAGCAACGTTTTCAACGCTATGCCAATAGCGGTAAGAATCTAATTCCAATGTTATTTATTGATACACTTACCTCAGAAAGCATGAGCAAAAACATATCTAAACACTAGATACATTGACTTCGCTTTTTTTCTGGTATAATTGATCCCTTAATCAAAATTCATCTACTTATAGATCGTGTAAACGAGGCGATAATGGATTCAGCTATTGCTAACAGGCAGCTCATCGAACAACTGCCATGTATTGCGCACAAGCCCGAGAATTTAGAGACTCTTTTTGATGCAAATTCGTTTAGAGAGCGTCTATATCAAGAAATAAAATCAGCTAAAGAACGCATTTACTTAGTTGCCTTATATCTCCAAGATGATGAAGCAGGAAGAGGTGTGCTTACCGCTCTGTATGAAGCTAAGCAACTCAACCCCGAACTTGATATAAAGGTATTAGTTGATTGGCATAGAGCTCAACGAGGCTTAATTGGCGCCAGTCAGTCCGATGGCAATGCCGCGCTATATCGTGAGTACGCAGAAAAATATACTCACAAGATCGATGTGCTTGGCGTTCCCGTTCGTAATCGAGAAGTGTTCGGTGTCCTTCACCTGAAAGGCTTTGTTATTGATGATAATGTTATTTATAGCGGTGCAAGCTTAAATGATGTGTATCTAGCTCAACATGACCGTTACCGTTACGACCGCTACCACGTCATTAAAAATGAAAAGCTAGCTAACAGCATGGCGCAGTTCATTATTGACATACTTGTTTCGAGTAATGCAGTTAACTGCCTAGCACAACCAGAAAGACCCGATACAAAGTCATTGAAGACGGCAATTCGAGATCTACGCTCCGAACTACAACAAGCTATCTACCATTTTGAGCCGGATGAGATTAAAGATGACGAGGTAGGATTAACACCTCTGATAGGTTTAGGGAAACGTAAGAACAAACTTAATCAGGATATTTGTACGCTCATCGCTAGTGCACAATCTGAGCTGACTATTTGTACTCCCT
Above is a genomic segment from Photobacterium angustum containing:
- the rplL gene encoding 50S ribosomal protein L7/L12 gives rise to the protein MSITNEQILDAVAEMSVMQVVELIEAMEEKFGVTAAAAVVAGGAAADAAEEQTEFDVILTACGANKVAVIKAVRGATGLGLKEAKAVVDGAPAPLKEGVEKAEAEALKAQLEEAGASVEIK
- the nusG gene encoding transcription termination/antitermination protein NusG, which encodes MSEAPKKRWYVVQAFSGFEGRVAQSLREHIKMHGMEEHFDEVLVPTEEVVEVRAGQRRKSERKFFPGYVLVQMVMNDETWHLVRSIPRVMGFIGGTSDRPAPISDKEADAILNRLQQASESPVHKTVFEPGEVVRVTDGPFADFNGTIESVDYDKSRVKVSVSIFGRATPVELEFGQIEKN
- the murB gene encoding UDP-N-acetylmuramate dehydrogenase, whose protein sequence is MKVLHENGLAPYHTFGIDVSAKYILEASSVEDLLAIWQDETYQEVPKLVVGQGSNLLFCEDYQGAIILNRIKGINVVDSAEYVDLHVGGGEDWHAFVSWAVENGFNGLENLALIPGCVGSSPIQNIGAYGVELKDVCQYVDVLNVQTGEVKRLMADECHFSYRDSIFKRELKDHHIITAVGFRLTKAWSPKIAYGPLAKFSLDTVTAKEIFDEVCAIRREKLPDPQVMGNAGSFFKNPIISLDVRDFLLSEYPNMPNYPVDETHCKLAAGWLIDQCGLKGYQIGGAKIHQQQALVLTNVGNATAHDVLQLAQYVVDTVMTKFGVSLEHEVRFMAHNAETNLNEMLR
- the rplA gene encoding 50S ribosomal protein L1, with product MAKLTKRMRVIRDKVDSTREYEINEAVALLKELATAKFNESVDVAVNLGIDARKSDQNVRGATVLPNGTGRDIRVAVFTQGANAEAAKEAGAELVGMEDLADLVKKGEMNFDVVIASPDAMRVVGQLGTILGPRGLMPNPKVGTVTPNVAEAVKNAKAGQVRYRNDKNGIIHTTIGKVNFDAAQLQENLEALLVALKKAKPSSAKGTFIKKVSISTTMGAGVALDQNSLKANVA
- the tuf gene encoding elongation factor Tu, translated to MSKEKFERVKPHVNVGTIGHVDHGKTTLTAAICTTLAKVYGGVAKDFASIDNAPEERERGITISTSHVEYDTPTRHYAHVDCPGHADYVKNMITGAAQMDGGILVVAATDGPMPQTREHILLGRQVGIPYIIVFMNKCDMVDDEELLELVEMEVRELLSEYDFPGDDCPVIMGSALGALNGEKEWEDKIVELAEALDSYIPEPERAIDLPFILPIEDVFSIQGRGTVVTGRVEQGIIKVGDEVAIVGIVDTITTTCTGVEMFRKLLDEGRAGENVGVLLRGTKRDEVQRGQVLAKPGSITPHTTFTSEIYVLSKDEGGRHTPFFKGYRPQFYFRTTDVTGTIELPEGVEMVMPGDNIAMTVTLIAPIAMDEGLRFAIREGGRTVGAGVVATIVA
- the rplK gene encoding 50S ribosomal protein L11 — its product is MAKKVEAYIKLQVAAGMANPSPPVGPALGQHGVNIMEFCKAFNAKTDSVEKGLPTPVVITVYSDRSFTFVTKTPPAAVLLLKAAGLKSGSGRPNTEKVGTVTDAQIQEIAETKAADMTGADIEAMKRSIAGTARSMGLVVEG
- the pssA gene encoding CDP-diacylglycerol--serine O-phosphatidyltransferase; this translates as MDSAIANRQLIEQLPCIAHKPENLETLFDANSFRERLYQEIKSAKERIYLVALYLQDDEAGRGVLTALYEAKQLNPELDIKVLVDWHRAQRGLIGASQSDGNAALYREYAEKYTHKIDVLGVPVRNREVFGVLHLKGFVIDDNVIYSGASLNDVYLAQHDRYRYDRYHVIKNEKLANSMAQFIIDILVSSNAVNCLAQPERPDTKSLKTAIRDLRSELQQAIYHFEPDEIKDDEVGLTPLIGLGKRKNKLNQDICTLIASAQSELTICTPYFNFPRMVSREVKKALKRGVKITIIVGDKTANDFYIPPSEPFKTIAGLPYLYEVNLRNFAKHNEAAIAHRQLAIHLWKHDNNSFHLKGLWVDRRYMLVTGNNLNPRAWKLDLENAILIHDKNQLLAEQQQQELDCILEHTQLIGSYKQIEKIDNYPAQVKKLITRIRRVKADHILNQIL
- a CDS encoding type III pantothenate kinase, with product MQLLIEAGNTYVKVALLTQNEHIEQIGKYPSKKLELVLQPLLEGNVERIVFASVGPVEVDNTIQRIAQMANIPVTQVKTAREDFGVVNAYSEYQYLGVDRWLTLVAIRQSFEQPTVIVDIGTALTFDVMDSDGKHLGGWIMPGYQLMMKSVLENTTKVFSDSEHSESLTLANNTADGLKNGCRAALVGLIEFGLKQASAELNEAPAVILCGGGVRHLPKSWCKPFYHRSELVLEGLGLYAKRG
- a CDS encoding GNAT family N-acetyltransferase → MSQIIYRQLDPIRLPLVNKIYKSFYPSGKAKRDETIWVAESNNSIIASVRFKTIDDIQLLTGMLVIPEYRLQGIAYKLIEACRNQMNQQACYCFAFQELEVFYQNSGFQTINSENLPNNIKQRFQRYANSGKNLIPMLFIDTLTSESMSKNISKH
- the birA gene encoding bifunctional biotin--[acetyl-CoA-carboxylase] ligase/biotin operon repressor BirA: MKDHTVRLALIQLLSDGEFHSGEVLGQTLGMTRAAIAKQIQVIQQWGLDIFRVQGKGYCLASAIDLLDKQQILAKVKCPHLDLIPVIDSTNQYLLDRVGQLPSGSVCLAEYQEAGRGRRGRQWVSPFGSNLYLSIYWRLEAGMAAAMGLSLVVGVAIAETLQKLGADDVRVKWPNDIYYQDKKLAGILVEMTGQAGDAAHLVIGMGLNINMPLTEQSEITQAWTTLSQACDSLPSRNILAATLISHLNQTLCDYEHQGLVGFVERWNKIDNFLNRPVKLLIGERTIEGTARGIDAQGALLLETDTGITPYIGGEISLRGC
- the secE gene encoding preprotein translocase subunit SecE, whose amino-acid sequence is MNANAENQESESKMDGLKWVVVFALLAAAVVGNYLYSDVSVVLRTSAVIALVAVAGITAAFTAKGKAAIRFASESRMEVRKVVWPTRQEATQTTFIVLAVTVVMALALWGIDGIMVRLVRLVTGV
- the rplJ gene encoding 50S ribosomal protein L10; amino-acid sequence: MALNLQDKKAIVAEVNEAANGALSAVVADSRGVTVGAMTTLRKQAREAGVYVKVVRNTLARRAVEGTDFECLKDVFVGPSLIGFSNEHPGAAARLFKDFAKENKAFEIKAAAFEGAVANVEVLATLPTYDEAIARLMMCMKEASAGKLVRTIAAVRDQKEEAAA